CGCGGCGGTATAAAAACAAGTTTTATCATTCACCGGTTAAACTTTTCGCAGTACCAGGAATTGTATTTTGAAGATTCCTTCAAAGGGCTGCAACATAAAGGACTGTATTATACCACCAGCAATACCGAAAGCAGCAGCACCGAAGCCGTATATGCCGATGTTTCCTCAAATACAGGGGCCATCAAAATTTCCCCGGCTTTTGGTTATGTAAAAAATGCGCCTTCCATCGTTACGCACTTTCCGTTACATGTTTCAGGCAATAAACTGAGCGTGGCTGTACCGGCCGACTTTATCAATAACGGGCTTGCCGCAGGTGATGTAGTGATCGATCCGTTGGTACAAAGCTCCAATTCCATAGCAGCTTCTACGGTAGGCACCATGTTCAATGCAAGTTGCGGATGGGGCAACTCCTGCGATTACCCCATTACGCTTACGCCACCTGCCAATGCAACCATTACGCAGATCGCCGTTCACATCTACATGGTGGCAAATGCACCCTGTGGCCGGGAACAATTTGCGTTCGGAGTATCGAGCGGAGCCTGTGCTACTTCCGGCGTATGGTATTTTACTTCAGTTACGGGGCCCGGCGGTGCGAATGCCGGTTATTTTGCCCCTCCTGAATTGGTAGCGTGCACGCCAGCGCCTTCCTGCACCCCTTCGCCGCTTACCGTAACCACTAAATTATACCGGCAATGCCAGGGCCCAACCGGTTGCGATAATACCTGTATAGGCCTGGTTGATCCTTTGGAAATCCGGATACAGGGACATACGGCGGAACTGACAGCTATCGCTGCCTCAGTTATTTCCCAATGTAAGAACCAGGATATTAACTTCAGTACGGCAACAGCCTACGGCGTACCGCCGTTTTCAGCTATTGACTGGAGTTACAACGCGTCGGGCACCCCTTCCTTAGGTACTGGCCCCGGCATTAACACAGGTAGTGCGCTGGCGCCGGGTAATTACACTATCTATGCCCGGGCAACAGACGCCTGCGGAACACTGGCGCAAGCCAGCCTGCCCTTTAGCATCAAGCCTTTGCCGGTGGCTACCCTGGCCGCTACGTCATCTGTTTGTAATGGCGGCACCACGGCCATTGCTCCTTCTTCTTCAATACCCGGCACTACGTATAGCTGGACGGTAACGCAAACGGGTGTTACCGGCGCCAGCAATGGCAGCGGCACCACCATCAATCAAATCTTAAACAACAGCGGCACCACACCCGGCACCGCCGTTTATACCATAACCCCAACAGCCAACGGTTGCGATGGGGCGCCCATTGTACATACCGTAACGGTAAAAGCAGTGAACAATGTATTGTATGTAGATGGCAGCACCGGTGATGATAATAACTGCGGTGATGCCTGGGCGAATGCATTTAAAACATTTTCACGCGCCATAGAGGTGGCCAAACAAAGCACCAATGTAGACAGCATACTGGTAGCAAAGGGAACGTACTACCCTACCGGGGCGCAAACCGGCACCAGCCGCGACAGCAGCTTTGTGATCATTCGTGGCAAATTGAAAATGTTTGGTGGTTATCCCAACGGCGGCGGCGTACGCGACATCGTGAATAACCCCACCATCTTAAGCGGCGACATTGGCGCCGCAAACGACACAACCGACAACAGCTATCACATCATGGTGATCACCGGTAATATTCCGGCTGCAGCCGATAGTATTGTGGTGGATGGGTTTACTTTCTCAAAAGGTACCGCCAACGCCGGTGGCCTCTTTAACTATGCCAATACCGGCATCTTCTTATACCAGGGGCATGGCGCGGGTATTTATATCCAGGCAAATGCCACGGGGCAAAAAACCGCTCTGCGTAACCTTACCTTCACGGGAGGTACAGCGGCTGTGCTCGGTGGCGCCATTGAACTGGTGGCCGCCTCACCCCTTATTAAGAACTGTACATTCACCAATAACCGCACGCTCACCTATGGCGGCGCACTGGCCAATGACCACACTGCCAGTCCATACGTTACCGGTTGCAGCTTTACCAACAATATCAGCAATAATGCGGGCGGGGCCGTGTTCACCCAGGACCCTGACTCAGGCCCCACCTTCGATAATTGCAGTTTTACCGGCAACCAAAGTATAACCAGTTCTTCCAGCGTGTACGGCGGTGTTATGTTCAACAGAAATTCAGCTACGGTAAATATTACCAACTGTTCTTTTACGGGCAACCAGGCTGCCAGCGCCGGATTTACTTATGGGGGAGCCATCTATACCACAGCTACCACTATTGTAAATATTACGAAAAGTATTTTCACCGCCAACAAGGCCACCGGGGGTGGCGGCGCTATTGTAGAAGACGGCAATTCCACCATCAACATCTCGTACAGTGTTTTCGATGGTAATATAGCTAAGAACACAGCAGGCGATGTTGGTTCCGGTGGCGCATTGCAATCCATGGCAAATGGCGGCGCCTTTACCGTGAGCAACAGTGTATTTGTGAATAATACAGCCGCTGGTACCAACGATGACGGTGGCGGCGCTATGATGGCCTATTCCGGAACATTCAATTGCCGAAGTCTTACCTTATCTGGCAATACTACCGGCAGTACCATAAAACCAAATGCTAATGGCATCAGTGTTGCCGCGGGCGCTACGGTAAATTTCTTCAACAGCATCAGCTGGGGCAATGCGGCCGGGCAGGTGCATAACCTGGGCACCATCAACTACGATCATTCGCTGATAAAAGGAACAGGCGCTGCACTGCCTAACCTTGACCTGAACCCGCAGTTTGTAAACGCAGGCAACCCAATGGGCGCCGATGGCAAATGGGGCACTGCCGATGACGGTCTGCAGCTCACCCCTTGCAGTCCCGCAGCCAATATGGGCAACAATGCCCTGTTAACCGGCATTCCAGCCGATGAAGCAGGCAACGGCCGGATCTTCGGCGGCATAGTAGATATGGGCGCTTATGAATTGCAGGCGGCGCTCACACCCATGACCTTCACCAATGTGGTAAAAACCTATGGCGATCCTGATGCCCCTGTACCTAATATCACCAACTGCTCGGGCCTGCCGGTAACCTTTACCATTGGCAATACGGCCCTGGCTACCATGGTAAGCGGCAACCCCGCAACAGCGGGGCAGGCTCTGCATATTTTAAAAGCCGGTGTTAGTACCATCACCGCACATACCCTGAATGGCTTGCCTGATGTAACCGTAACGCTTACTATAAATCCCAAACCGGTTACCATCAGTCTTACGGCAACGCCGGTAAGCAAAGTGTACGACGGTAACACCAATGCCACCGTAACTGCGGCCAACTTACAGTTTGCCACCGGTGATGTGGTGGGCACCGATGATGTGGCCATTGCCCTCAGCAGTTCGCTGGCTGCTTATGATACCAAAG
The Niastella koreensis GR20-10 genome window above contains:
- a CDS encoding MBG domain-containing protein, coding for MKRTVRPSNPVISNTGLYQLVFLLLWCSAGMSQDSIVLTNPVNPKAQGLKAVESNFHSFPATEKITPAVWEKVNPGRSYAPNAVYRVFENDTVKYAEVLEKRTAFENYYINPAHPAQYTKIRGLDPINFQRNGQWIPVDATLKPAGNNIYEATDQWDPVGINVTAKESYIITEKGKVQFNDWTLYGVNGNDKTVLAKADWSHYTIGADGMHITDIFPGMDAEMRVSRGGIKTSFIIHRLNFSQYQELYFEDSFKGLQHKGLYYTTSNTESSSTEAVYADVSSNTGAIKISPAFGYVKNAPSIVTHFPLHVSGNKLSVAVPADFINNGLAAGDVVIDPLVQSSNSIAASTVGTMFNASCGWGNSCDYPITLTPPANATITQIAVHIYMVANAPCGREQFAFGVSSGACATSGVWYFTSVTGPGGANAGYFAPPELVACTPAPSCTPSPLTVTTKLYRQCQGPTGCDNTCIGLVDPLEIRIQGHTAELTAIAASVISQCKNQDINFSTATAYGVPPFSAIDWSYNASGTPSLGTGPGINTGSALAPGNYTIYARATDACGTLAQASLPFSIKPLPVATLAATSSVCNGGTTAIAPSSSIPGTTYSWTVTQTGVTGASNGSGTTINQILNNSGTTPGTAVYTITPTANGCDGAPIVHTVTVKAVNNVLYVDGSTGDDNNCGDAWANAFKTFSRAIEVAKQSTNVDSILVAKGTYYPTGAQTGTSRDSSFVIIRGKLKMFGGYPNGGGVRDIVNNPTILSGDIGAANDTTDNSYHIMVITGNIPAAADSIVVDGFTFSKGTANAGGLFNYANTGIFLYQGHGAGIYIQANATGQKTALRNLTFTGGTAAVLGGAIELVAASPLIKNCTFTNNRTLTYGGALANDHTASPYVTGCSFTNNISNNAGGAVFTQDPDSGPTFDNCSFTGNQSITSSSSVYGGVMFNRNSATVNITNCSFTGNQAASAGFTYGGAIYTTATTIVNITKSIFTANKATGGGGAIVEDGNSTINISYSVFDGNIAKNTAGDVGSGGALQSMANGGAFTVSNSVFVNNTAAGTNDDGGGAMMAYSGTFNCRSLTLSGNTTGSTIKPNANGISVAAGATVNFFNSISWGNAAGQVHNLGTINYDHSLIKGTGAALPNLDLNPQFVNAGNPMGADGKWGTADDGLQLTPCSPAANMGNNALLTGIPADEAGNGRIFGGIVDMGAYELQAALTPMTFTNVVKTYGDPDAPVPNITNCSGLPVTFTIGNTALATMVSGNPATAGQALHILKAGVSTITAHTLNGLPDVTVTLTINPKPVTISLTATPVSKVYDGNTNATVTAANLQFATGDVVGTDDVAIALSSSLAAYDTKDVGTGKTITVPLANIGLTGATAGNYIISNTTNISAPVGIITPLGITVTADALSKVYGAADPTLTFANTPALIAGDAFTGALSRTPGENVGSYAINQGTLALSSNYTLTYVANNLTITPKAITVTPDALSKVYGDADPVFTYTNTPALITGDAFTGTLARTPGENVGIYPVNQGSLALSPNYTLIFNSNTFTITKRAITATADAKTKVYGNADPAFTYTFTPALIAGDAFTGSLNRTPGENVGNYAINQGSLALNSNYTLTFRSDNLLITVKPVTVTADAQSKTYGDADPAFTYTFTPALAFNDAFTGSLTRIPGENAGTYSINQGGLALSNNYQLTYVPANLVINKAVLTATAGNKTVCLHDVLSPSSVPISYSGFKYSDNVTAIKKAPVVNIPGYLIAGNYTITLSGGVADNYTFTFVSGQLTVLPVPTGGITQVPVGPGVVNTPNINSGMQLMAPAAAGYSYNWSTGESAALIFVKLSGTYSVLVTNSDGCSTKFSTAVKQLTLIIPNIFSPNGDGVHDRWVIENLENYPGNQVQIYNRYGQLVYKVSNFVSWDGKVNGADMPVGTYYYIIDPKNGQKPVTGYIDIIR